The DNA sequence CAGGCTCTTCAGCCATCCGCGAACAGATCAGGAAACTCCGGAAGGCTGTCCAGGGACTGGTCCTGAGAACGACCCTCATGGTCGGCTTCCCGGGCGAAACCGAAGACGCCTTCCGGGAACTATGCGGCTTTGTTTCAGAGACCCGCTTCGACCATCTCGGCGCCTTTGCGTACTCACAGGAAGAGGGAACGCAGGCGGCAGAGCTTCCGGACCAGATCGCAGATGAGATCAAGACCGAACGGCTGAATACGATCCTAAACCTTCAGGCCGGCATATCCAAACAGAAAAACCGGGGGCGGGTAGGGACGGTGCAAAAGGTCCTGGTCGAAGGGACGTCGCCCGAGACCGACCTTCTGCTTTCCGGCCGTTACTACGGCCAGGCCCCGGAGATTGACGGTTCGGTCCTGATCAACAAGGGTGACGCCGTGGTCGGGGAATTCTTTAATGTAAAGATCACCGATGCCCATGAATATGATTTGATCGGGGAGATTGTGTAATAATTTTTTTGCCCCTTTCACCTTTTTCTCCCACATCCGGAAAAAGGACAAGGGCAAGGAGAAAAGATTCGATATGTTAAATAGCAAAAAAATTATCGTTGTCCTTCCGGCCTACAACGCCGAGAAGACCCTGGAGGCCACCTACAGGGAGATCCCCCTTGGTATCGTAGACGAGGTTTTGCTGGTGGACGACAGGAGTTCGGACCGGACCACCGAAGTGGCGCAAAAACTCGGGATCAAGACCTTCGTGCATCAAAAGAACCTGGGCTACGGCGGGAACCAGAAGACCTGCTATACCGAGGCCTTAAAGCATGGCGCTGATATCGTAGTCATGCTCCACCCCGACTATCAGTACACGCCCAAGCTCATCACGGCCATGGCCTCCATGATCTCCGAAGAACTCTATGACGTGGTCCTGGGTTCAAGGATTCTGGGAAAAGGCGCCCTGGCCGGAGGCATGCCGCTCTACAAATATTTCAGCAACCGCTTTCTCACGGCCTTGGAGAATGTCCTTGTCGCGCACAAGCTCTCGGAATACCATACGGGCTACCGGGCCTTCTCCCGCAAGGTCCTGGAGACGCTCCCGCTCCTGGAGAACTCCAATGATTTTGTCTTCGACAATCAGATGCTGGCCCAGATCATCTATTTCGGATTCTCCATCGCGGAGATCACCTGCCCCACAAAATATTTCGAGGAGGCCTCCTCCATCAACTTTTCAAGAAGCGTGACCTACGGCCTGGGCGTGCTCGAAACCGCAATCCGCTTCCGCCTGCACAAACTCGGATGGCTCAAATCCAGGATCTTCGAGGAAAATGGGAAGAAACTTCAGACGGGTAGTTAATCAATCATAGCATCAGAACATATTTTATGCTTGCAATTTCGCCATTAAATGGCTAATATTTAGCCATGTATCGGAGAAATATCAAAGACTATCTGCAGGCGGTTCTGGCGGATACACCGGTGGTTTTGCTCCATGGGGCGCGACAGACTGGAAAGACGACCCTTGTCGAGAACCTCGCCGGGGAGCTGGGCGGCCGTTATCTGACGTTGGACGATGCTACAGTTCTGGCAGCCGTGACCGCCGATCCGGCCGGGTTTGTCCGGCAGCAGGATGGCATGATCATTATTGACGAGGTTCAGAAGGCACCGGACCTTTTCCCGGCCATCAAACAGCAGGTCGATGCCGACCGCCGGCCTGGCCGGTTTCTGCTGACCGGCTCGGCGAACATATTGATGCTGCCCAGAATTTCTGAGTCATTGGCCGGCAGGATGGAGATCGTGACTCTGTGGCCCCTTTCGCAGGGCGAGCTGGCCGGGCAGAGGGAGCGATTCATTGACGCGGTGTTTTCTTCCGGCCTCCCACAGCCGGCGAAGGCTGGACCGGTGGATCGTGACATCGCAAGGCGCGTTCTTACCGGCGGATATCCCGAGGCGGTGGAGCGGAGCGCTTCAGAGCGCAGGCAGGCATGGTTCGGGGCCTACATTACCACCATTCTGCAACGTGATGTGCGTGACCTCGCACATGTCGAGGGACTCACCGACATGCCGCGGCTGCTTTCTCTTCTTGCGGCGCGTTGCGGCGGCCTCCTCAACATGTCCGAACTGTCCCGGTCGTCTGGGATTGCTCACACAAGCCTGCGGCGCTATTTGAGCCTGCTGGAGACTACGTTTCTCGCACAATTGCTGCCTGCGTGGTCCACAAACCGGAGCAAACGATTGGTGAAGTCCCCCAAGATCCATTTGATAGACAGCGGCCTTACGAGCCGGCTCGCAGGCGCTTCCGGACAGGATCATCCCGAAGACCTGCAGCTCTTTGGCCGCCTCGTGGAGACCTTCGTGGTCATGGAACTGCGCAAGCAGGCAACCTGGAACAAGACGCTTTGTGCCCTGTATTATTTCCGCACCGCTTCCGGTCAAGAGGTCGACGCAGTGATGGAAGACGGACGGGGGAGGGTCGTGGGGATCGAAGTAAAATCCGCTGCAAGCGTTGCTGAGAAAGACTTCGCCGGGCTGAAGGTTCTGGCGGACTTGGCCGGCAAGAAGTTTCATCGCGGTATTGTTCTCTATGACGGCGATGCCGCCGTGCCGTTCGGTGACCGGTATGCGGCCCTGCCGATCAGCACGCTTTGGCGTGTGACAGAGTAGTCTTAGCCCATCTTTAAAAAACAAATATTTTTTTTTAAACGGTCTCTGATTTTCCGTCGTAAAAATTAATCTGTAACACTTTGACAAAGATGAACTATTCCGGAACCGTCCCCAAACATTCCTCAAACATTCCTTATCTTCAAAGTATATTATACAGAACGACCGAAATCTTATGCCCGGCTGGGTAACTTCAAGATCTGCACGGACCTGACTGACTTGAACTTGCCCAATCTGTAAGTGGCTGAAAAGTATGGACGAGCAGGAATCTGGGCTTGGCAGGTCCGGCCAAAATCGTCTATTATGCAACATGAATGCATAATGGACGAGACGGCCTTCGTCCGTTTCCTCGGAGTTGCGGCTGCTCGAACCGGACAGATGCTGAATCTGGCCGAGACGCCGTTGCCCCTGACTTCCTTTGCTCAATCCATCCCCGTGAGCGCGCTCTGACGGCCGCAGGCTCGGGGTAAGGCAACCCGGCTGTCGGACGTGGACATCGCTGTGTATTTCTACCCTGAGAAGAAGAATCCCATAGAAATATGAAGAAGAGCGGGTCTACGAGGGAGAAAACGGAATCTGGGCGGACATGGAGGACCTCCTAAAAAAAACCGAATATCTTTCTCAGTCTATCGCTCACTTCACGATACATCGCAGGAGTCAATTCCCCCAATTCACGCCGGATCATCGAACTGGTAATGGTCATAAGCCGGTGTAACTGAAGAGTCGAGGGCGCTCGCAGTCCGGTTTCCGCGAAACCCGTATACCGTGAGTCGATCACCAGATCCGATTCAAGTAAATCAGTTGGAATTTGACTGGTAATAAAGGCGAGGATAACGTGGCGGTAAGGACCGATTGGATCGGTTAAACATACAGCCGGCCGGACCTTGGTTGCCGTAAGGTCATCGAAAGGAAATGGTACCAGGACGACCTTACCCCTTGTCATGAAAGGGCCTCCCGTCTGTAGGGGCATAAATATCTTCTGCAGGGTTCTTCAAGAAGTCAAAAGCCGGATTACTATCCGCTGTTTTAAGCCACTCCTGTTCATTTATCTCAGTATTTTCGGATACAAGAATGACAACACGCACGCGGGCCGGGCCTTCTATCGGCAATGGTTCATCCAAGACAAGCCGATGCCTCGCGTCAATGGTACCCGTAACTTCGATTGCCTTCACCGGATTCTTCATAACAGAATTTCACCTCTTTTGTGTTTTAGTCAACCGTTTTGTTATTCTCTGTGAGAATAAACAACACTATTGCATAGCACCTTAGATTTGTCAACGATCGAATGGTTTCTTCCTTTTCCATCCGGCGTCCAGGATCACAAACCGATCCCCTTGCTTTGCAGCAGTGTCCCTTTGATCTGCTCAAGATGGGCCAGGGATTTTCGGAAGTCAACACGGGCCCGGAGTTCCCGGCTCCTTGCCGTAGAAAGTTTTTCCTGATACTCCAGGACATCGTGGCTGATGCCCAGCCCGACCTCGAACCTCTGGGTCTCGCTCCGGAGCCTCTCTTCAGCGAGCCTCCGGGCCGCTTCGGCCGCGGCGACCCTTTTCCTGTCGGTCTCGATCTGCCGGTATGCCTCCCTCACATCCCGGATGACCTGGTTTTCGAGGTCCTTGACTGCCATGACGGCCTTCTGATTCTCCAGGTCGGCCATGACCTTCTCGCTTCTGGCTGAACGGTTGCCTAGGGGATACTCTACCTTGATACCCACAGTGTACGAATAGTAATCCCCGGACTTGAGTTCTCTCAAGGAATCCGGATTATTCCCTCCAAAGGGATTTTCTGTGGTCGCCCCCGGATTCCGGAAATCCGGCTGCGGCTGCGCCGCGCCTGAAAGTCCGCTGAGGCCGATAGATCCGACCAGATCAACCCGGGGGAAAAGCTGGTTCTTTGTGTATTTCAACTGGATCTGTTTGTTTTCCAGATCCACCTTGGCTTGATGGATATCGGGACGGCTTTCCATGGCTGTTCTGATCTGTTCGGGGAGATCTTCGATTTCCGCTGCCACCACCGGTTCATCCGCCGGGGTCAGCCTGATCTCCCAGTATCGAGGATCATCCGTGAGATTGAGGGCTTTGCGAAGGCTGTCCTCTGCATCCCGGAGGGCATCTTCGGCCGTAATAACCCCCTCTTCCCGCGCCGCCTTCTCGGCTTCAGCCTCCAGGATATCTATGGGAGGAAGCACCCCCACATCCACCTTGCTCCGGGTGATCTTCAGAAAATCCTCCGCGAGCTGCAGGGATTCCTGCTGTACCTTCTGATCCTCTATGGTATAAACGAGCTCCCAGTAGATGGACTCGACATCAAAGAGGATTTGCATGACATGGCTCTGAAATTGAAACCTGGATATCTCCTTGTTGTTTGCGGCGATCCGGATCCCGGATGTGTTGGTCCCGATCCCGAAATCTTTGAGCAGCGGCTGGGTCAGGGAAAGGATCAGCTCGGAAGAGTATGAAGGGTTCAGGCCTGCAAAGGCCGAATTGGTTTCGTTCCTGTTGTTGACGGCGGAAAGATCGGTCTCGGTTCCGGGTGCCCACTTCCGGGCGATGCCGGCATTGATATTGTAATCCTGATTCTTGTTCTCCGGAGGGGATGCAAAGGATGAACTCGTCTGTTTCACAGACTGGTCCTTTGAAACGCCCACGGATACCCTGGAATCGAAAACCGATTTCTCCTGCACCAGTTTCTGTTCGCTGATCTCAGGCTCAACCCTCTGGATGGCGATCTCCAGATTGTTCTTGAGGGCAAGCTGAAGACAGGCATTCAGCGAGAGCCTGGCTTCTTTTTTCTGCAGGAAGTCCTGGATCTCCTGCTCCGAGATCCCGGTCGCGGGCTGAGACCCTGACTCGCCCCCTGCATTTGGAACGATGAGTAGAACTGAGAAGATGAAAAGAAAAACAAGGCCTAACCTCTTCATTGCTGCTCCCTCACACGCTGGTCCGCTTCTTCAACCTTCCTGCGCTGGTTCTTCTTGAATTCCGCGAGCTGTTTTCTCAAGGGCACGCTCTTGAGCGCGAGGACCCGCAAAGAAAAGAGTGCGGCATTCCTGGCCCCGGCAACCCCGATGCTCATGGCGGCAACGGGAACGCCTGCGGGCATCTGCACCGTAGACAGAAGGGCATCGAACCCATTCAGCGGGGTAGACGAGATGGGAACCCCGATCACCGGAAGGTCCGTGACGGCGGCCATAGCCCCCGCCAGATGTGCGGCAGCCCCGGCCCCGGCAATGATCACCTTGATCCCCCGGCCTGCAGCTTTCTTTGCATACTCGGCTGCGAGATCCGGTGTCCTGTGGGCCGAGATCACCCGGATCTCGAAAGGAATCTCAAAGCTTTGCAGGATCGCACCGCCCTCCTTCATGACCGAAAGATCCGACTCGCTCCCCATGATAATCCCTACCAGCGGTTTCGTCATTGTCCCCTCCTATATATAAACATTTTCGGTTCTTCTCCCATATAGTGGGTAAGAAGGGTTCAAGGGGTCAAGGGTTCGAGTGAACCCCGTTAGAGAGACGAGCTCTCTAACGGGGTGAAATACTGAAACGCAAGCAAAATCTCCAGAGAAAAACACTGGACCCCAAGATGCCTTAGTGTAGTAGCCGTCGTAGACGGCAAGGATATAGAAAAGCGGGACACGCTAAGCGTAACCCTAGGACCCTCGGCCCCTTATGTTTTTAGCACTTCACCCCGTTAGAGGACAACCTCTAACGGGGTTCACTTGACCCCTGGGATCCTTGACCCCTTGACCCCTGATGTTTTCACCCACTCTTTTGGAGATGATCTACATTTTCAAGTTTGATGGACTCCCCATGAACTGCGGTTCCTTTGCCCCCGGCCCCGGCAAACAGGCATAATCCCCGCTATCCCTGCTCGCACAGCATCTTCAACCCCTTTTGCCCGATGTCGGTGCGGAAGTGCTTTCCCTTAAAGTCAATCAGGTTTACGGCATCATAGGCCTTGTTCAGGGCGGAAGCCAGGGTCTCCCCTCGGGCCGTGACCCCCAGGACCCTGCCGCCGGCTGTGACAATCCTGTCATCCACCATTCTCGTCCCCGCATGAAAGACCAGGAGATCCTCGGTGTCCGGGATCCTGTCCAGACCGGAGATGGTCTTCCCTTTTTCATAGGCCCCCGGATACCCGCCTGAAGCCAGGACCACACAGGCGCTGGCGCCGTTCTTCCATTCGATAGGGACCTGACTGAGCCGGTCATTAAGGATCCCCTCGATGATGTCAACGAGGTCGGTCTTGAGCCTGAAGAGGATCGGCTGAGCCTCGGGATCACCGAAGCGCACATTGAATTCCAGGACCTTCAACCCCTCGGGTGTGACCATGATGCCGGCATACAGCACCCCTTTGAAGACCCTCCCCTCCTCGGCCATGCCACGGATCGTCGGGACCATGACCGTCTCCATGATCTCCTCGGTCCGGTCCTGAATGACCGGCGCAGGGGTATAGGCGCCCATGCCGCCGGTGTTGGGCCCTCGGTCCCCGTCATGGACCTGCTTGTGGTCCTGAGAGGAGATCATGGGTATGACGGCCTTTCCGTCCGTGAAGGCCATAAAGGAGGCCTCCTCCCCGGCCAGACACTCCTCCACCACGATGGCCTCTCCGGCCGAACCGAATTTCCTCTGTTCCATGATCATGTACACGGACGCAACCGCCTCCTCAACGTTCTGCGCGACCACGACCCCCTTGCCTGCGGCCAGTCCGTCGGCCTTGACCACGATGGGCGCTCCCTTTTTCAAGATATAGCCGGCGGCTTGAGCAGGATCGGTGAAACTCATATACTCGGCCGTGGGGATCCCGTGCCTGCGCAGAAAATCCTTGGTGAAGACCTTGCTTCCCTCCAGGATCGCGGCGTTCTTTCTTGGGCCGAAGATGGGGAGCCCGGCCTCCTCAAAGCGGTCCACAATTCCCAGGGTCAGAGGGCCTTCGGGCCCGACCAGGGTGAGATCGATCTTCTGCTTCCTTGCAAAATCGAGGAGACTCTCGATCTCCCCGGCCTGTATGGGGACGGGTTCCGCCAGGCCCAAGGTTCCGCCGTTGCCCGGCGCGCAGTAGATTTTTTTGACCCTGGGGCTCTGCGCAATCTTCCAGACCAACGCATGTTCCCTGCCCCCGGAACCGACAACCAGAATTTTCATAACGGCCCCTGCTCCAAAAAGAAAAATATCCTAAATACAGTTCGGTCAAGATGGTTAAAACCCGTCACCGTCCTGCCAAAGATAACACTGTCAAACGAGGTTTATTGGAGTATTAAAAACCGGCCTGATTTTATGTGATCAGAATATAATTGTCAACCTTAACCTAAACCCGAGGGAATGCACAGTGGTGAGTGAAGTTTCTGCAAAAGTTTTTTAGCTCATCGTGGAAGTGAGTGGGCAAAAACCCCATAAGGGATAACTCCCCCTTGCCCCTCAGAGGGATAACTCCCCC is a window from the Nitrospirae bacterium CG2_30_53_67 genome containing:
- a CDS encoding phosphoribosylamine--glycine ligase; its protein translation is MKILVVGSGGREHALVWKIAQSPRVKKIYCAPGNGGTLGLAEPVPIQAGEIESLLDFARKQKIDLTLVGPEGPLTLGIVDRFEEAGLPIFGPRKNAAILEGSKVFTKDFLRRHGIPTAEYMSFTDPAQAAGYILKKGAPIVVKADGLAAGKGVVVAQNVEEAVASVYMIMEQRKFGSAGEAIVVEECLAGEEASFMAFTDGKAVIPMISSQDHKQVHDGDRGPNTGGMGAYTPAPVIQDRTEEIMETVMVPTIRGMAEEGRVFKGVLYAGIMVTPEGLKVLEFNVRFGDPEAQPILFRLKTDLVDIIEGILNDRLSQVPIEWKNGASACVVLASGGYPGAYEKGKTISGLDRIPDTEDLLVFHAGTRMVDDRIVTAGGRVLGVTARGETLASALNKAYDAVNLIDFKGKHFRTDIGQKGLKMLCEQG
- a CDS encoding ATPase; protein product: MYRRNIKDYLQAVLADTPVVLLHGARQTGKTTLVENLAGELGGRYLTLDDATVLAAVTADPAGFVRQQDGMIIIDEVQKAPDLFPAIKQQVDADRRPGRFLLTGSANILMLPRISESLAGRMEIVTLWPLSQGELAGQRERFIDAVFSSGLPQPAKAGPVDRDIARRVLTGGYPEAVERSASERRQAWFGAYITTILQRDVRDLAHVEGLTDMPRLLSLLAARCGGLLNMSELSRSSGIAHTSLRRYLSLLETTFLAQLLPAWSTNRSKRLVKSPKIHLIDSGLTSRLAGASGQDHPEDLQLFGRLVETFVVMELRKQATWNKTLCALYYFRTASGQEVDAVMEDGRGRVVGIEVKSAASVAEKDFAGLKVLADLAGKKFHRGIVLYDGDAAVPFGDRYAALPISTLWRVTE
- a CDS encoding glycosyl transferase family 2, whose protein sequence is MLNSKKIIVVLPAYNAEKTLEATYREIPLGIVDEVLLVDDRSSDRTTEVAQKLGIKTFVHQKNLGYGGNQKTCYTEALKHGADIVVMLHPDYQYTPKLITAMASMISEELYDVVLGSRILGKGALAGGMPLYKYFSNRFLTALENVLVAHKLSEYHTGYRAFSRKVLETLPLLENSNDFVFDNQMLAQIIYFGFSIAEITCPTKYFEEASSINFSRSVTYGLGVLETAIRFRLHKLGWLKSRIFEENGKKLQTGS
- a CDS encoding 5-(carboxyamino)imidazole ribonucleotide mutase, whose protein sequence is MTKPLVGIIMGSESDLSVMKEGGAILQSFEIPFEIRVISAHRTPDLAAEYAKKAAGRGIKVIIAGAGAAAHLAGAMAAVTDLPVIGVPISSTPLNGFDALLSTVQMPAGVPVAAMSIGVAGARNAALFSLRVLALKSVPLRKQLAEFKKNQRRKVEEADQRVREQQ
- a CDS encoding PemK-like protein, whose amino-acid sequence is MTRGKVVLVPFPFDDLTATKVRPAVCLTDPIGPYRHVILAFITSQIPTDLLESDLVIDSRYTGFAETGLRAPSTLQLHRLMTITSSMIRRELGELTPAMYREVSDRLRKIFGFF